The nucleotide window aatataaaagtaaaaatcagactatagaattattcatcataaatcagctgtcgagttgattataaattgctTGCCATGACGCATGCGACTGAATATCTCAATGcaacttggtgaaaaatcagctgctgtgtggactattaattacatgcctcattgaatgcgaTTTTATGCATTATTAAATGAAccattgattgcatgcaattgataactaaaATAagatagtattgtctctcgacctttctctgctttgaactcgggctgtcttgttgccagtatgtctagaaggagattagcttctgatgttagcatttttgatacagcAGCCCCAACAGCTATTAGCCGTTTCCACACTGATATCTCGCAGACATTATTTACtttgatggacagtataagaggaggctgtggtttataactgcgcgaggtctactgttcacagaactactagtgtaataataattatatgagtaaaaataaaatgatattcatTGAGAATGAGAGATTTCTCTTCTTGGGCCACAGGCTACATGTTTTACAACGACTGATCTACTGTTAATGAGATATTTGAATCTGCTAATTTGATGTAGTTTAAGCTGGGTTTTTGTTTGTGCGTAAAATGCCCgtcagggtgaggatctcaggtTGGGTAGATTTTAATTTGtctagaaaacttgaaatattattttcaattatttttcaatgggggaggttgagttcatacttttccataatttttaattgcaatatgttgatattattagaaatgttttgattcttgaatgataaaaagaataataaaagttatttgatcagctggtttagcACACTCGAAATTCGGACAacatgaatgtcaacaatgcttctCATCGTCGAATGCGGAAGATTACGCATAAACGAGAATGCACCTTCAGTGTTAGTTAGGGCCGGTTTCAGAGCTCGGGGGAATCAGCTGAGTTctagattttaaacagctggagtcagaaaattggctttccgaaacagtTTTTtcgataatctttattttcccatttctataattggaattcaaaatagctgaaactttacactatcttctctttatttaattttgagTTCAATTTCCTAGTtcttcgaaatttaatttaaacgtggactacgactacgccccgttttggaaagccaattctcCGACTTCGACTGtttaaagtccagaacttaGCTGAGTCCCGAGCTCCATAACCGGTCCTTAGTTTCATTCAATGTAGGACTTCGTCAAAGTGGGGTCCAGTCATACTGAAAGTATTCGATCAACATTGCCGTTGCTATCCATCTCTACCTTGGAAGATAGTATCaacataatcttcttcttctattagtGCGTCTCCTATCGGAGGTTCGCTATCAGCACAGCAATCCGGATCTTATTCACTGCCGCTCGAAACAAGTCTTTGCTGCTGTCAAACCAATCCCTAATGCAAATCCCATTGAAGATCctatcaaacactgtcattataacgtggaccccactatagagCATAGTGGAACTCAATCAAGTctgattttatattattttgtattatatctGTGAGGGTCTATGTtagaacttgaaaaactgagaacttgacgtggataatgaaatcttgaagaattgaaataggcctttaaccatcctcggttaatcaTGAATCAGTatgcaaaatttctagataGTATAGATTATTGGATTTTTCCAAGTTCATCCTGATAACGTTTCTCATTGGAAagatttattctcattgatttttCCTCCAACATTGCAGAGTGGACTGACCTCAGGCAGGGCTACCAACGGTCTAGGTCTCACTGTCAGTGGGCTGCGCGCTTTTCAAGGTTCTGACAATCTAGCTGGACTGAGTTCAACTCTCAGTGCATCTGGAGCAGATTTGAGTTCAACTTCAGCGACAGATGCAGAAAATCCATCCCTGGGTTTCCAACTGATGACACAAGGTGGACAATTGAGCCAGCTGACACCAGGTGGACAATTGGGCCAGCTGACATCAAGTGGACAATTGAGTCAGCTGACATCAGGTGGACAACTGACCCAGCTGACACCAGGTGGACAATTAGGCCAGCTGGCATCAAGTGGACAGTTGAGCCAGCTGACAGCAGGTGGACAATTGAGCCAGCAGACACCAGGTGGACAATTGAGTCAGCTGACATCAGGTGGACAATTTGGCCAGCTGACAACAGGTGAACAATCGAGCCAGCAGACATCAGGTGGACAACTGACCCAGCTGACACCAGGTGGACAATTGAACCAGCTGACATCAGGTGGACGATTAGGCCACCTGACACCAGGTGGACAATTGAGTCAGCTGACATCAGGTGGACGATTAGGCCAGCTGACATCAGGTGGACAATTGAGTCAGCTGACACCAGGTGGACAATTGAGCTTTGTAAGCAGAGATCAAGGTCAGAACTATGGCATAAGAAATGGCCAGCAGTTCATCGTCTTTGGCGGTAGAGCCGAAGGTTATCCAGTACAGACGATACCTGAAGGTTCGTGGGTTGTTGATGTTGGTTCCTTGGGTGACGTCACAACTGCTCCTAATAGCATCCCAGTTAATCGCTTTACAGAGCAACTACCCTCGTTGGGTGATGTCACAACTGCTTCTAACAGCATCCCTTTCAATCGCCTTCCAGAGCAATTATCCTCGTTGGGTGACGTGACAACTGCTCCTAATAGCATCCTTGCCAATCGCTTCCCAGAGCAGCTACCCTTGTCAGCCAACTTCCAATCTCCAAACATCCCCAACTATCTCCAGCGATACGTTGTCCAGCAGAGACCCACTTCATCAGTGTATTACACTGTCGCAAATGGCCAGAACTCCCCAGCACCAAGATCATTGGGATATCTTGACCAGCCTATCCAGGGTCTTCAGGCCTATTCTCCAGTACCTATCCAGGATGGCCTCCAGCTCCAGTTTGCCAGGAATGCGGTTGCACCGCAAGGATATATCATAGGTAACCAAGTGGTTCCCGCCCAGAGAATTCAGTTGGCTTTCTAGATTAGATTGAATTtagataaacataacctatttttaaacaatttctgTACAAATTTTAgtaaggaacagttttgggctttgaacgtgttgttccttccccaatcattcatagttgaaaatgatattgtatgtattaatgtataaataaatagattagtGAGCAATGTTCTGGATGGATATTGTGGAGTGTTTATAATGCTTTCCTTCTAGTCAATAAAAATGATTTGGTTTGATGTTTCTACAATATTTGAGTTTTGAGCCcgattcaatccaattcaaaaCACCTGGCTTCAAGTGCTCCAATGCAAGATTACAATGTTTCCAATAGTTATAAATCAAGGAAAAAACAAACTAGTCACATACAGTTGTGCTAAAAGGACTAGAAGCTgcatgtgtatcttttcggatgcagaACGTTGGTTTTGAGGAGATACAAAAACGAATTTGTtgctaatggaaagatacatttttacaTTTTCGGTTTCTAATAACGTGGAATCTAATTGAATGGCAAAATATCAGATCTCAATTATTGAGAGAattgattattgaatcattgtggaatatatttcataattgaaGTTTAACATATCATTTGAAACAAACATGAACAGCTGATATCACaacagatataccagtatcagctaaatataaagaaaataaaaatctcagtacccttttttgtgataaaatatttcaaaaaaagggtacagagatttttatttcctttatatttatattacaagtagccctatacagaaaagagataaaaatatgGCAGTATCAGCTATTCTATAtaaaaggcagtggcaaggcagagaactCGCAATGCTGTtttcctatctctctccactgccattataacgtggacctcacattAGGAAATATATTCTCAATACAGCTCGTacacaataaatgaaataattaacgTCTATATTGAATTCAAGTGCACtagttgaaatttatttatccatttatttacagggtgtttcagagaaacgggaaattttgaaagttgaataattttaggtaaaaagatctttaaataaagtttttcatatcattcaatagtaaaaatgaTGCCAtttcagaataaataataccgtaacattaattttttgaagaagacatcttgcaggtatgttgcttttctacgcaaacattcctgtagtctcttcatcacattttCCATGGTTTGACGTTtcaacattacaactggaatttaaaatcgcttctcgaatcttggctttcaattctgcAACAACGGAAGAATTACAAttattccagttgtaatgttacgtcaaaccatggacaatgtgatgaagagactatAGGATTatttgcgtagaaaaggaatTCACCTGCAAGATGTATGGGGGAATACACCCCACACAGGCTAGTCCGCGGGgcgttttttgttttattcattcttaaaaaagaattttatcattttgttacatcattattacTGTACATGACTATGTTTGAATGATAAGAAACAGATTTTCCCTGTTATTGTACTagtttttggatgaataaaatctttttcattcatttcattagatgtctttttcaaaaaataaatgctacggtattatttattctaaaatggcattattaaattttttaagaTTTGTTTCTCTTGAAATTATGTAATTTTCCGTTTCTCGGGAACACTCTGTATTTACGATAcgaatgacactaatgtaataacattgatagataaaataataaagtagtccttgtgctatttttcttccagatTTATAGGTGATGACTTAGTCCAAGATGGGTTTGGAATTCCACATGtacaatttctattcaattttagcCCAAATTAATCATGGAAACCATAAATTGATTCACAGTCCAATTCTATTGAGAGAAATAacgttttcgccccacttggatgtaatgagctggttttcgtgcgtcatatggaggccgaaaatgattgttttctgaccaggccggtaaaagttttacggccctagggctgtaaaataaccttgaagtcagctgattctgatttgatgtgaacgtgtttacaaaatggtttatgaaacggaatcagtttatgcttctagaattgaataagtattctgcaataagatactattattctatttggatggataaaatacagataagatatatattataaactattcaaattcgatttttagagtaggatagaacttctaacctaaacttccgaagtcaacgacaacaagcattgttgacgttgacattcagattggccaaatttcaagtgccgatttcgagccggaaaagtctcattttcggccctaggtgcgaaatatactattacaggaTACGTGATAATGAGTTGATGGAAAAAggtagaaggaagaggagaaagttTTGAATTGTAGATGGTTAATCATTAATCAGGGGGAACGGAAAGAAGAAAGAGACGGAGGAAAATGATTCTATCAGGTAGAATCTTATTTTTTGCTCGATATTTCTTGTACACTCAGTCTTTCCACCCAATATAAAATTCTCCCCTTGCCACTTTaacacctctctctctctctctctttatcacACTCTTCCTCTGCTTTCCAAATGTTCCTCTCCCCGAAACGTTTTTGGCAAAATACTTGAACGGTTTGAAAACATTTTCCGCCATGCCAATGGCAAATGCTCAGCcaaaacaaattattcaattttgtggGCACTTTGCTTCTCACTGAACTACACTGAAAATGATTTCTTCCTCTTATTTatgattcaatttgaataatttgaatgatCGATTTTCAAGCCATCCATatcttatttatttctactttttttctttctcaatcttcttcttcttcttcctccacttcTTCTCATCATTCTTTCAGCCACCACCTTCCACCTTCTCCatttccttcttctcatccttcctcttcatcatcttcttcttcctcttcttcttcttcttcttcctctccttctgcTCACACTCCTTCTCACTCTTTTCTTTTTcctcgtcgtcttcttcttcttactcctctcctgtcttcttctccttcttctactactcTGAGAAGATTAGATCCTTGGAAACTCAAGTGGTCGGTCAATTTTGAACTGTGTAGGCTGAGTCAAGTTGACCGCCTCAAGTTGACCGCCTTATGACCTCTCAAGTGGAGAGAGACGCGTTTTCACTCAATTAGGTTCGGACAACGCTGCTATAAAGCAGTACTTGTATATTCAGACAGTCCATTCTCCAATTTGCTTAGCGAAACGTCGAGAGAGCCTATCATCGGTCAGAAGGGTAGCTTATCCCCAGCATGGGGATGTGTTCGGAGAATGCGAATTGGAGATTTTTGGGGAGGGGGTGCATTGCgtatagtgacgtccacgttataatgacagtggataaagatagaataatagcgatgccgattctctgcattaattaatcatatttctacactgtcaaaaacataattggcaccgttgtgaacctagaaaaggatagtaccaccggctttgtcaaatgatagacaaggatagcaaaaccaaagttgatcaaatactgtcattataacgtgtacctcactataggatgCGATGAAGTGGgtgaaaaggaggaggaggaggaggagtagagaaaaaagaagatgaaggagaaaaataagaagaggaggaagaagagtgagcagaaggagaagaagagggagaagaagaagaagaagaagagaagaagaagaagaagaagaaggagaaaaagagtaagacaggagatggagaaggagtaggagaacggatgaagatgaaggagaaggagaaaaagaagaggacgAGGAcaagagatgaagaaggagaagaagaagtagaagaagaagacaggagaggaagaagaagaaaaagaagaagaagaggaagagaaagaagacgaagaggaggaagaagagaagaagaagaggaggaagaagataagGAAAAAGAGGGGGGAGGAGAAGCAACGAAGGTGGTGGATACGAAGAAAGGAGAaaggatgaggagaaagagagggagaagACAGTTGGAGAAGAATAGAAGGGGGAAGGAGACAGGTGGtcaagaagatggagaagaggaaggatagaataagaagacaggaaagaaagaaagaaaatcaAGGAGGTAAAGCAATAAAGAGAATGATAAggcagaaggagaaggagtagaagaagaagaagaagaagaagaagagaagaagaatagagaagaagaagaatttgaagAAGTATAATaagagtgagaagaagaagaattgcaAGCAGTAAAACCTCGATActaaagaataagaagaagaagaatagttATAAGAAGATAAgaatgaagaagtagaagtagaagaagaagaagagatgaataagaagaagaagaagaataagaagaagaagaagaatacgaataagacgaagaaaaatgaaaagaagaataagactaagacaaaagaagaagaaataatacgaagaagcgagaagaagaagaagaagaaaaagaagaagagaagaatagaataacGAAGAAGAATAtgcagaagaaaaagaggaagaagaagaagaagaagaaaaagaagaagaagaagaggaagccAGGGGATGAAGAAGAATGATACGTTACCGCGCTCGGGAATTCGCCAAGTTCTTGACtacaaacagctggagtcagaaaattagcttcccgaaacggggcgtagtcgcagtcaacgtttaaattcaattgagaagaactaggaaattgaacacaaaatgaaataaagtgaaaataatgtaaagtttcagctatctTGAATTACCGAGGCAAGGAACGTTTCCTCTAATGTAGTCAAGGCAACgcttccaattatagaaatgagaaatataagattatcataaaaactgggGACTATTCCAAGTTTCCATCACCAATTTTTCTGACTCCAGTAActgtttaaggctgtgcaaaggctgaaaataaactttccactCGGGATATTTTTGagtttttcgattcgtatatcatcaagctatcaaaatgaaaaagttttctcaggaaaacattttttcgccacactgcacagaaagcagctgttttccagtccctacgtagatctgaaagaccttgtttgcagacgacgtcagaaaagggtttcttttccggtctaggccagaaagttgtctctttccagccgcttatggctggaaacaacgcgctaattattattaataagtcatccgctagatcgggcgagtgtccactttcataataagctgaagtcgccatgattttagttccagtttcgaatcaaactaattcgcttcgcaaccagttttattcaattatttattgttgattagtgcattccgaattttcaaaaatgcttgaagatgactgtggtattccaagtgaaattttaaaagaatctgaaatcctgactgcaaatcttctaccactaaaatcaagagataggtacgatagcttaacgagtattctttattttgtattctttatttattttgtcagcaatacctgtagtgtggcgaaaaatatcgttcgcaccacgggcaaaaaatgtttttccagctctcaatcttttctagtcctcggcctacggcctcggacttgaaaaccgatttcgagctggaaaaatctcattttctgctctaggtgcgaaatatactatttcctgatcattactttttgagatatgagcgcctaaagtttaaattattgggacagaacattcaaaatttgatgatatataaatctatgagatttaTGGGGAGggattctttatggtattgttgatctagtaaatcaaaaattttctgagaatgtcaatttttaagatagttattcaatctactaaaaataacttttagttgagttatttctggttatttttggtaaattgaataactttttcaagatttgatattttcagaaaatttttgttttaccagatcaacaataccatgaagaatccatcctatgaatctcatggatttatatcttatagaatttgaaatgttctgttcaaACTTcaggtgctcatatctcaaaaagaaattaccgaaaaaaaatgttttcctaaggaaactttttcattctgatagcttgatgatatgcgaatcgaaaaacttagaaaaatatcatgagtacaaagtttatttttagcctttgcacagccttaaagtctagaacttagtcaAATCCCGAGCTTGGCAACCATCCCTTAGTGGTCCTATTAAGCGGCTTCTGAACTCAACGAGACTGGACCTGTTAGCAAGTTACAATGCAATGTTACATTTACCCCAATAACTCACCCCATCCTATCATCCCACCTTGTAATAAACTACCCCACTTAACTGATGTTAGTTGCACCATCTGGCAATTGTTTGTAGTGCCTggtgatctatagtgaggtccacgttatgaaggcagtggaggaagataggagaacgaTGTTGCCGATGCTCcattttgtcaatgccttctatagacggtagctgatacaggtttatcgatgtaGTATTTACTGTCCAttctagtttgaaataatcaattatattccattAGCAAGGAAattatatctttcaataatttttatttattaatttaccaATAATcatcacattacatcaattttgggaatatcccatttgacaggtaacttgtcagtactaatactaatctattatatataaaagcgaaatagcactcactcactgattgactgactgactgactcactcacttgcagaactaaaaatctaccggaccaaaaacgttcaaatttggtaggtatgtccagttggccctttagaggcgcactaagaacggatttcaAAAAAGATTCAAAggtacgcccaaaattagcgcttttttttgctttttctcagtttcatcgagaacaaataaacagaaattgttcaaatttagtacagaagctcagctagggtgtaataatgttgtattagaaggaatttgcaataacgtaaAAGATACACCCAGAATTAGcattttttttgctttttctcagatttattgagaacaaatggaCAGAAATTGTTTGAATACAGTACAagagctaagctagggtgtagtaatgttgtgttagaaggaatttgaaataacgccaaagataaacccaaaatctgcgtttttccagcgttttttctTGCGTTtcctcagctttatcgagaacaaatgagcaggaaatgtttaaatttactacagaagctcagctggggtgtgataatgttgtgttatAAGGAATTTGAAACAACGCCAAAGAAACACCTAAAATTAGGATTTTTTGCGTTTTCccagttatttcatcaagtaatggacagaaaattttcaaattttgtacagaggtttagctagggtctaaaaattttctgaggaggtgactttaatacttcatcaaagatacgcccaaaatcagcgtttttccaacggtTTCCTCAgcttttctcagtactttgactttctgatggaatgaagcaagctcaaatgaaaaatgcaggcgagcgaagcgagcttgctgatctcattcttggacgatccagtcgggggtcctgaTATGGCAAGccaagcaagcctgacggctagtactataatatatacaatggaaaaataaaatatttattcaggatggtaatgatatatattatatatatatatgaaaaaaatcaattttcttgataataaaattctatgATTGCGTATAGGCTTTTctctaataacattttttctgaCTGCCTGTTTGAATAGAATGACTGGTTCAATGTTTCAAATGTCTGTTGATAGTTGGCAGCCTATTATAGAGTCTCATTCCTGAATAAAATGGAGTTTTTTCGAAAGCTACATTTCTATGAATTGGAAAcgcaataatatttctatttcgaCTATTTCttaattgagatggaatattttgttgatgtcatattaattctatattgttaaaagacgatcaggcaacagagcagagcgagaaagagaaagcACTGCTATCTGCTTCAGTGAAtagtagacaaggaaagcaataccattgctaatcaaacactgttattataacgtggacctcactatgtttGTACAACGTGATATAGGCAACACGCATTACACACAAgtcttgaataaattaagttttcctccacctcctgtctgaAATGCTCACTtcactccctggaacataatactaaagtgtcactttttacCTCTCGGGAGgtaaaaaacaggaaaactccctagagcgtaaaaagtaaaagtgactccatttaaataacatgggaagcatctctattttaaaaacgtacatttgaaataggttagaaggtctaagcacagatgaggaagcatatagagtagtcattaaaccaactaaattcaatacctcaaccagacatttgatcaatatatgaaatttatgtttggatGCTAAAGTTATTACAAACtacatatcactatactagaaaaatgtataaaatttttcttcattccatgttattcaaaataccagccaacgaatatacCTCATTagctaatcaaatttgaaacgggaacttcatcataacTGTAGTtatggcggccattgttgttacaacttttgccgacagatagcgcctAGCGCTGTcagcggagaactgtgattacaagccagctgtttctgtttactttttagattatgttaaaacacattgtttggtcacgtaggatttttaaaattatcttATTTGCAGTAATTATAGAAATgcaggtggaggaaaaatgttgtgtatatcacgagtacCTCGGCTTCGCCAGacggcttcaaacttttccctcagggaggaaaaacagtacttttcactctagatatacaaataactattaattctCCTTTATACTTTCCATGCCCTACcaccatagataaggaaagtattgctttccaaaaaaaattaagctaccccaatttcaagtgttctgtgtgtgtgtgtgttgtgtggtggtgtgtgtgtgtgtgtgtgtgtgtggtgttgttgtgtgtgtgtgtgtgtgtgtgtgtgtgttgtgtgtgcgCGTGTGCGTgcgttgtgtgttgtgtgtgtgtgtgttgtgtgtgttgtgtgtgtgtgttgtgtgtgtgtgtgtgtgtgtgtggtgtgttgtgtgtgtgtgtggtgtgtgtgtgtgtgtgtgtgtgtgtgcgcgcgtgtgcgtgtgtgtgtggtgtgtgtgttgtgtgtgtgtgtgtgtgtgtgtgtgtgtgtgtgtgtgttgtgtggtgtgtgtgtgtgtgtgtggtgtgtgtgcgtgtgtgtgtgtgtggtgtgtgtgcgtgtgcgtgtgcgtgtgcgtgtgcgtttgcgtgtgcgtgtgtgtgcgtgtgcgtgcgtgcgtgtgtgtgtgtggtgtgtgtgtgtgtgtgtgtgttgtgtgtgtgtgtgtgtgtgtgtgtgtgtggtgtgtgtgtgtgtgtgttgtgtgtgttggtgtgtgtgtgtgttgtgtgtgtgtgtgtgtgtgtgtggtgtgtgtggtgtgtgtgtgtgtgtgtatgtgtgtatgtatgtgaacacgataaccccatttctaattaaccgattgacttgacattttaaacttaaggtccttataccatgaggatccgacaataagaaattcaataaaattcaattcaagatggcggaaagaATGGAggaaaattactaaaaaaccatgtttttcacgattttctcaaaataacaagaccgatttttttcaaattcatactctgtatagttatttatcagctctatcaactgacatgagtctatttcctgggaaactaatggggtccaccccatccttgagtaATGGACTTTGTAGACTGACATGGGCCTTTtgtccttctcgtgcatgaggtaggaaggtagagcagtttataaaaagaacacatattcgagatatttcatctgtagaacagctgttttgacgactttttaaaaaaaatctggtgtggtacactcacacaactttccttgctcatatttgaaactacgatc belongs to Nilaparvata lugens isolate BPH chromosome 9, ASM1435652v1, whole genome shotgun sequence and includes:
- the LOC111047063 gene encoding uncharacterized PE-PGRS family protein PE_PGRS54 translates to MSRVISIVSSLLLSQLVHSLPALTLPATIMMNAAGGGGGGGGGGDGAVVSQTNLDAISSSLGSNLQSAAQQLMNGEISTQTGQQLNTASTGGAFNVEGLQGLSGLTSGRATNGLGLTVSGLRAFQGSDNLAGLSSTLSASGADLSSTSATDAENPSLGFQLMTQGGQLSQLTPGGQLGQLTSSGQLSQLTSGGQLTQLTPGGQLGQLASSGQLSQLTAGGQLSQQTPGGQLSQLTSGGQFGQLTTGEQSSQQTSGGQLTQLTPGGQLNQLTSGGRLGHLTPGGQLSQLTSGGRLGQLTSGGQLSQLTPGGQLSFVSRDQGQNYGIRNGQQFIVFGGRAEGYPVQTIPEGSWVVDVGSLGDVTTAPNSIPVNRFTEQLPSLGDVTTASNSIPFNRLPEQLSSLGDVTTAPNSILANRFPEQLPLSANFQSPNIPNYLQRYVVQQRPTSSVYYTVANGQNSPAPRSLGYLDQPIQGLQAYSPVPIQDGLQLQFARNAVAPQGYIIGNQVVPAQRIQLAF